The following are from one region of the Jeongeupia sp. USM3 genome:
- the ccoP gene encoding cytochrome-c oxidase, cbb3-type subunit III, with amino-acid sequence MTDFYSGFWGVFIAVIVIVSLIWLAVLLKSQAVIKLKKGEKAAVLDHKWDGDLQEYNNPLPGWWLWLFILTIVFAVGYLALYPGLVLFGNAKGWTSTGQFKQEVAKADAKYGPIYDKYAKMPITQVAQDKDAREMGQRLFYTYCIQCHGADARGAKGFPNLTDSDWLYGGTPEKILETIQKGRHGQMPAFGAAFGEEKVRDVANYVLQIAGRPHNELRANRGQATFQQVCIACHNADGKGNKDVGAPNLTDKTWLYGGSEATIVETITNGRDNVMPAWKDFLGDSKVHLLAAYVYGLSSNPVATTK; translated from the coding sequence ATGACAGATTTTTATAGCGGTTTCTGGGGCGTTTTCATCGCGGTCATCGTGATCGTGTCGCTGATCTGGCTCGCCGTCCTGCTCAAGAGCCAGGCGGTGATCAAGCTCAAGAAAGGCGAAAAGGCCGCGGTGCTCGACCACAAGTGGGACGGCGATCTGCAGGAGTACAACAATCCGCTGCCGGGCTGGTGGCTGTGGCTGTTCATCCTGACCATCGTGTTCGCGGTCGGTTACCTTGCGCTCTACCCGGGCCTGGTGCTGTTCGGCAATGCCAAGGGCTGGACGTCGACCGGCCAGTTCAAGCAGGAAGTCGCCAAGGCCGACGCCAAGTATGGCCCGATCTACGACAAGTACGCGAAGATGCCGATCACCCAGGTCGCACAGGACAAGGACGCGCGCGAGATGGGTCAGCGCCTGTTCTACACCTACTGCATCCAGTGCCACGGCGCCGATGCACGTGGCGCCAAGGGCTTCCCGAACCTGACCGACAGCGACTGGCTCTATGGCGGCACGCCGGAGAAGATCCTCGAAACGATCCAGAAGGGTCGCCACGGCCAGATGCCGGCTTTCGGCGCCGCCTTCGGTGAAGAGAAGGTCCGCGACGTTGCCAACTACGTGCTGCAGATTGCCGGCCGGCCGCACAACGAGCTGCGCGCCAACCGTGGCCAGGCGACCTTCCAGCAGGTCTGCATCGCCTGTCACAACGCGGACGGCAAGGGCAACAAGGATGTCGGCGCACCGAACCTGACCGACAAGACCTGGCTGTACGGCGGTTCCGAAGCAACCATCGTCGAGACCATCACCAACGGCCGCGACAACGTCATGCCGGCGTGGAAAGACTTCCTCGGCGACAGCAAGGTGCACCTGCTCGCCGCCTACGTCTACGGCCTGTCGAGCAACCCGGTCGCCACGACCAAGTAA
- the ccoG gene encoding cytochrome c oxidase accessory protein CcoG gives MRDREREPFGLPPGTAQQESAMSKQKLQDIPVNVVSDDGEYEQIHLYAAHRKIYPRWVTGLWNNWRIFAVIATQLFFYAVPWLQINGRQALLFDLSTRKFYIFNLLFLPQDFIYLTALLMLCAFGLFAWTTIGGRLWCGYACPQTVYTEIFLWIEKWVEGDRPARIKLDNGPLSARKLRLKTVKHTIWIVFSLWTGFTFVGYFTPIRELWSDMLILALGGWELFWILFYGFATYGNAGWMREQVCKYMCPYARFQSTMFDADTLIVSYDEKRGEARGSRKKGADYKAEGLGDCIDCTMCVQVCPVGIDIRDGLQYECIGCAACIDACDSVMDKMNYPRGLIRYTSENALKGDYPERQIVRRIARPRVLMYGVVLAIIVAATVTGLVLRQPVKANIARDRVALVRETDDGWLENSYRVQIENADEARHAYRITAEGLPGLRVVIDGPATVDVAPTEIQEVGVRLQAEPQVASKGSHDIRFVITAVDKPEISTREKATFIGQ, from the coding sequence ATGCGCGATCGCGAACGAGAACCGTTTGGGTTGCCCCCGGGAACAGCACAGCAGGAAAGCGCGATGAGCAAGCAGAAACTCCAGGACATTCCGGTCAATGTCGTCAGCGACGACGGCGAGTACGAGCAGATCCACCTGTATGCCGCGCACCGGAAGATTTATCCGCGCTGGGTGACCGGCCTGTGGAACAACTGGCGCATTTTTGCCGTCATCGCCACCCAGCTGTTCTTCTACGCCGTGCCGTGGCTGCAGATCAACGGCCGTCAGGCACTGCTGTTCGACCTCTCGACGCGCAAGTTCTACATTTTCAACCTGCTCTTCCTGCCGCAGGACTTCATCTACCTGACCGCGCTGCTGATGCTCTGTGCATTCGGCCTGTTCGCATGGACGACGATCGGCGGCCGGCTGTGGTGCGGCTATGCCTGTCCGCAGACGGTCTATACCGAGATTTTCCTGTGGATCGAGAAGTGGGTTGAAGGCGATCGTCCGGCACGGATCAAGCTCGACAATGGCCCGCTTTCCGCGCGCAAGTTGCGGCTGAAAACCGTCAAGCACACGATCTGGATCGTGTTTTCTCTGTGGACCGGCTTTACCTTCGTCGGCTATTTCACGCCGATCCGCGAACTGTGGTCCGACATGCTGATTCTGGCGCTTGGTGGCTGGGAGCTGTTCTGGATCCTGTTCTACGGCTTTGCAACCTATGGCAACGCCGGCTGGATGCGCGAACAGGTCTGCAAGTACATGTGCCCGTACGCACGCTTCCAGAGCACGATGTTCGACGCCGACACGCTGATCGTCTCGTACGACGAAAAGCGCGGCGAGGCGCGCGGCAGCCGCAAGAAGGGGGCCGACTACAAGGCCGAGGGGCTCGGTGACTGCATCGACTGCACGATGTGCGTGCAGGTCTGTCCGGTCGGCATCGACATCCGCGACGGCCTGCAGTACGAATGCATCGGCTGTGCCGCCTGTATCGACGCCTGCGACAGCGTCATGGACAAAATGAACTACCCGCGCGGACTGATCCGCTACACCTCGGAAAACGCGCTCAAGGGCGACTATCCGGAGCGGCAGATCGTCAGGCGCATCGCCCGGCCGCGCGTGCTGATGTACGGCGTCGTGCTCGCCATCATCGTGGCGGCGACGGTTACCGGCCTGGTGCTGCGCCAGCCGGTCAAGGCCAATATCGCCCGCGACCGCGTTGCGCTGGTGCGCGAAACCGACGACGGCTGGCTCGAGAACAGCTACCGCGTCCAGATCGAGAACGCCGACGAGGCGCGCCACGCCTACCGCATCACTGCTGAAGGGCTGCCCGGGCTGCGCGTCGTCATCGATGGCCCGGCCACCGTCGACGTCGCGCCGACCGAGATCCAGGAGGTCGGCGTCCGGCTGCAGGCCGAACCGCAAGTGGCAAGCAAGGGCAGCCACGACATCCGCTTCGTCATCACCGCCGTCGACAAGCCCGAAATCAGCACGCGCGAAAAAGCGACGTTCATCGGCCAGTAA
- a CDS encoding FixH family protein, with amino-acid sequence MSTTLPRKSPWYKSPWPWFLMFFPALAVVAGVATFVIAFKTEDSLVSDDYYKEGQEINQRLARDDKARALGLNAQLMVSDDSRAIRILLNHPAGGELYLKIIHPTISGHDQQLKLAQQGPMLYAAQLDQPLPSHRWQLELGDTAGQWRLKSEEVLQGNTVLTLSPH; translated from the coding sequence ATGAGCACGACCCTTCCCCGCAAATCACCCTGGTACAAATCGCCGTGGCCTTGGTTCCTGATGTTCTTCCCCGCGCTGGCCGTGGTGGCCGGCGTGGCCACCTTCGTCATCGCCTTCAAGACCGAGGATAGCCTCGTCTCGGACGATTACTACAAGGAAGGCCAGGAAATCAACCAGCGCCTGGCGCGCGACGACAAGGCGCGCGCGCTCGGCCTGAATGCACAGCTGATGGTCAGCGACGACAGCCGGGCGATTCGCATCCTACTCAACCATCCGGCCGGCGGCGAGCTCTATCTCAAGATCATCCACCCAACGATTTCAGGGCACGATCAGCAGCTGAAACTCGCCCAGCAGGGGCCGATGCTGTACGCGGCGCAGCTGGACCAGCCGCTACCGTCACACCGCTGGCAGCTCGAGCTCGGTGACACCGCCGGGCAGTGGCGGCTCAAGTCGGAGGAAGTGCTTCAGGGCAACACGGTCCTGACGCTGTCGCCGCACTGA
- a CDS encoding tRNA-dihydrouridine synthase — MKIYLAPMEGLLDHLLRDMLTRTPGVDICVTEFVRVSGSLLPNRAFQRIAPELLNGSRTPSGVPVRVQLLGSDPACLAENAARLAELAPMAIDLNFGCPAKSVNRHRGGAVLLDEPELLHEIVTSVRRAVPAEVPVTAKMRLGYNDRARMLDCAHALASAGAAELVVHARTKLDGYKPPAYWHEIGRIREAVTVPVVANGEIWTVDDYVQCRLESGCDDVMLGRGIVADPGLAARIKGLPAPDWGDVKPLLAAFWDDVLIHILPKYQAGRLKQWLNYLKRVHPEAGAAFEYIKTVKDPDAIGAWLAAGCPVPGA; from the coding sequence GTGAAAATCTATCTCGCCCCGATGGAGGGGTTGCTCGACCACTTGCTGCGCGACATGCTGACCCGGACGCCCGGTGTCGACATTTGCGTGACCGAATTCGTCCGCGTATCCGGCAGTCTGCTGCCGAACAGGGCCTTCCAGCGTATCGCACCGGAGCTGCTGAACGGCAGCCGTACGCCGTCGGGCGTGCCCGTCCGGGTGCAGCTGCTGGGGTCCGATCCGGCCTGCCTGGCCGAGAACGCGGCGCGTCTCGCCGAACTGGCGCCAATGGCCATCGACCTCAACTTCGGCTGTCCGGCCAAGTCGGTCAACCGCCATCGCGGCGGCGCCGTGCTGCTTGACGAGCCCGAGCTGCTGCACGAAATCGTCACCAGCGTGCGCCGTGCCGTGCCGGCCGAGGTACCGGTCACGGCCAAGATGCGCCTCGGCTACAACGACCGTGCACGCATGCTCGATTGCGCCCATGCGCTGGCATCGGCCGGGGCGGCCGAGCTGGTCGTGCATGCGCGGACCAAGCTGGATGGCTACAAGCCGCCGGCGTACTGGCACGAGATCGGCCGGATTCGCGAAGCCGTGACCGTTCCGGTGGTCGCCAACGGCGAGATCTGGACCGTCGACGATTACGTGCAGTGCCGGCTCGAGTCCGGTTGCGACGACGTGATGCTCGGTCGCGGCATCGTCGCCGACCCGGGGTTGGCCGCGCGGATCAAGGGGCTGCCGGCGCCGGACTGGGGCGACGTCAAGCCGCTGCTGGCGGCGTTCTGGGACGACGTGCTGATCCATATCCTGCCCAAGTATCAGGCGGGGCGGCTCAAGCAGTGGCTCAACTACCTGAAGCGGGTTCACCCCGAGGCTGGCGCCGCATTCGAGTACATCAAGACCGTCAAGGATCCGGATGCGATCGGCGCGTGGCTGGCTGCGGGCTGCCCCGTTCCCGGGGCGTGA
- a CDS encoding LexA family transcriptional regulator, with the protein MFSIAQTMGNPNRDQEYLGKLQDYYADYRSIPSYAVIGDMLGMASKSAVSALIKRLTLAGYVEMTPDKRLAPTKRFFERELADFPIPAGMPAAANDAMSESLTIDEYLIPKPSSTIMVKVKGDSMIEAGIHDGDIAIVEKRHAASVGDIVVAVVDNEYTLKELGRDKQGYMLLPHNAAYAPIRPQEGLEIFGIMVGLVRKYR; encoded by the coding sequence ATGTTCTCTATCGCGCAGACTATGGGCAACCCGAACCGTGACCAGGAATACCTCGGCAAGTTGCAGGACTACTACGCCGACTACCGCAGCATCCCCTCTTATGCCGTTATCGGCGACATGCTCGGCATGGCGTCCAAGTCGGCCGTCTCGGCACTGATCAAGCGGCTGACGCTGGCCGGCTACGTCGAGATGACGCCGGACAAGCGCCTGGCGCCGACAAAGCGCTTCTTCGAGCGCGAGCTGGCCGACTTCCCGATCCCCGCCGGCATGCCTGCGGCCGCCAACGACGCGATGAGCGAATCGCTGACGATCGACGAATACCTGATTCCCAAGCCATCCAGCACCATCATGGTCAAGGTCAAGGGCGATTCGATGATCGAGGCCGGCATTCACGACGGGGATATCGCCATCGTCGAGAAACGCCATGCCGCCAGTGTCGGCGACATCGTCGTTGCCGTCGTCGACAACGAGTACACGCTGAAGGAACTCGGCCGCGACAAGCAGGGCTACATGCTGCTGCCGCACAACGCCGCCTATGCGCCGATCCGCCCGCAGGAAGGGCTGGAAATCTTCGGCATCATGGTCGGGCTGGTACGCAAATACCGTTAA
- the queF gene encoding NADPH-dependent 7-cyano-7-deazaguanine reductase QueF (Catalyzes the NADPH-dependent reduction of 7-cyano-7-deazaguanine (preQ0) to 7-aminomethyl-7-deazaguanine (preQ1) in queuosine biosynthesis) → MSNEHHSPLGKAVSYKAEYDPSLLFAIPRSGKRDEIGIGATLPFMGVDIWNAYELSWLNMRGKPQIALAVFEIPASSPNIIESKSFKLYLNSFNQTRLASAEALAELLRHDLGDAVGATVRVELIEPEAFDRQRLGELDGYCIDNLDIEVGSYTPQPGLLHCDEADSPVDEVLTSSLLKSNCLVTGQPDWASVQIRYVGQPINRESLLKYLISFRNHNEFHEQCVERIFVDIQRACAPLKLSVYARYTRRGGLDINPYRSNFNAPQPSNARTARQ, encoded by the coding sequence ATGAGCAACGAACACCACTCCCCCCTCGGCAAGGCGGTCAGCTACAAGGCCGAGTATGACCCCAGCCTGCTGTTCGCCATCCCGCGCAGCGGCAAGCGCGACGAAATCGGCATCGGCGCCACCCTGCCGTTCATGGGCGTCGACATCTGGAACGCCTACGAACTGTCGTGGCTCAATATGCGCGGCAAGCCGCAGATCGCGCTCGCCGTGTTCGAGATTCCGGCCTCGAGCCCGAACATCATCGAATCCAAATCGTTCAAGCTCTACCTCAACAGCTTCAACCAGACGCGGCTCGCCAGCGCGGAAGCGCTGGCCGAGCTGCTGCGTCACGACCTCGGCGACGCCGTCGGCGCAACGGTCCGGGTCGAGCTGATCGAACCCGAAGCATTCGATCGCCAGCGCCTTGGCGAGCTCGACGGGTACTGCATCGACAACCTCGACATCGAGGTCGGCAGCTACACGCCGCAACCGGGCCTGCTGCATTGCGACGAGGCCGACAGCCCGGTCGACGAGGTACTGACCTCCAGCCTGCTCAAGTCCAACTGCCTCGTCACCGGCCAGCCCGACTGGGCCAGCGTGCAGATCCGCTATGTCGGCCAGCCGATCAATCGCGAATCGCTGCTGAAGTACCTGATCTCGTTCCGGAACCACAACGAGTTCCACGAGCAGTGCGTCGAGCGCATCTTCGTCGACATCCAGCGAGCCTGCGCCCCGCTGAAACTGTCGGTCTATGCCCGCTACACGCGGCGGGGCGGGCTCGACATCAATCCGTACCGCAGCAACTTCAACGCGCCGCAGCCGTCCAACGCCAGAACGGCGCGCCAGTAG
- the dapC gene encoding succinyldiaminopimelate transaminase, giving the protein MSPNLAQLHPYPFQKLRQLFADITPNPALKPINLSIGEPKHPTPQLIKDALVANFDGLSAYPATQGSEALRTAIGHWARRRYGIGIDPATEILPVNGSREALFAFAQAIINTGTDHKPVVLSPNPFYQIYEGAALLAGAEPYYVNCTASNRFQPDWDAVPDDVWARTQLVFVCSPGNPTGAVASLGDWQKLFALSDRHGFVIASDECYSEIYFGKDKPLGGLEAAAKLGRDYTNLVMFSSLSKRSNVPGLRSGFVAGDAKLMAQFLLYRTYHGCAMSPTIQAASAVTWDDETHVEDNRREYAAKFEAVTPRLQTVLDVSLPDASFYLWARVPIDDAEFAKRLYAQEHVTVLPGSFLAREAHGVNPGCSYVRIALVASQQECLEAAERIVRFVQSL; this is encoded by the coding sequence ATGTCCCCGAATCTTGCGCAGTTGCATCCCTACCCGTTCCAGAAGCTGCGCCAGCTCTTCGCCGACATCACGCCCAACCCGGCGCTCAAGCCCATCAACCTGTCGATCGGCGAACCCAAGCACCCGACCCCGCAACTGATCAAGGATGCGCTCGTCGCCAATTTCGACGGCCTGTCGGCCTATCCGGCGACCCAGGGCAGCGAGGCGCTTCGCACAGCCATCGGCCACTGGGCCCGGCGCCGTTACGGGATCGGCATCGACCCGGCCACCGAAATCCTGCCGGTCAACGGCAGCCGCGAAGCACTGTTCGCGTTTGCGCAGGCGATCATCAATACCGGCACCGACCACAAGCCGGTCGTGCTGTCGCCGAACCCGTTCTACCAGATTTACGAGGGCGCGGCGCTGCTGGCCGGCGCCGAGCCCTATTACGTCAACTGCACCGCATCGAACCGCTTCCAGCCCGACTGGGACGCCGTCCCCGACGACGTCTGGGCGCGCACCCAACTGGTCTTCGTCTGCTCGCCGGGCAACCCGACCGGCGCAGTCGCGTCGCTGGGCGACTGGCAAAAGCTGTTTGCACTGTCGGATCGCCACGGTTTTGTCATTGCCAGCGACGAATGTTATTCGGAAATCTATTTCGGCAAGGACAAACCGCTCGGCGGCCTTGAAGCCGCAGCAAAGCTAGGCCGCGACTACACGAACCTGGTGATGTTCTCGTCGCTGTCGAAGCGGTCGAACGTCCCCGGCCTGCGCTCGGGCTTCGTCGCCGGCGATGCAAAGCTGATGGCGCAATTCCTGCTCTACCGGACCTACCATGGCTGCGCAATGAGCCCGACAATCCAGGCCGCCAGCGCGGTCACCTGGGACGACGAAACGCACGTCGAGGACAACCGCCGCGAGTACGCGGCCAAGTTCGAAGCGGTGACGCCGCGGCTACAGACGGTACTCGACGTCAGCTTGCCCGACGCATCGTTCTACCTGTGGGCTAGGGTGCCGATCGACGACGCCGAGTTCGCCAAGCGGCTCTACGCACAGGAGCACGTCACCGTCCTGCCCGGCTCCTTCCTTGCCCGTGAAGCCCATGGCGTGAATCCGGGCTGTAGCTATGTGCGCATCGCGCTGGTCGCGTCGCAACAGGAATGCCTCGAAGCGGCCGAACGCATCGTCCGCTTCGTCCAATCTTTGTAA
- the dapD gene encoding 2,3,4,5-tetrahydropyridine-2,6-dicarboxylate N-succinyltransferase has protein sequence MSNLQSVIETAFENRADINPGSASAELRDAINEVINALDKGQLRVAEKIGGQWQTHQWLKKAVLLSFRINDNVPMDGGCTQYFDKVPSKFGDYTEADFRAGGFRVVPNAIARKGSFVGKNVVLMPSYVNIGAYVDEGTMVDTWATVGSCAQIGKNVHLSGGVGIGGVLEPLQANPTIIEDNCFIGARSEVVEGVIVEEGSVISMGVYIGQSTKIYDRETGEVSYGRIPAGSVVVSGNLPSSDGKYSLYCAVIVKKVDAKTRGKVGINELLRGI, from the coding sequence ATGAGCAACCTGCAATCCGTGATCGAAACCGCCTTCGAGAACCGCGCCGACATCAACCCCGGTTCGGCATCGGCCGAGCTGCGCGACGCGATCAACGAAGTCATCAACGCCCTCGACAAGGGTCAGCTGCGCGTCGCCGAGAAAATCGGCGGCCAGTGGCAAACCCACCAGTGGCTGAAGAAGGCGGTGCTGCTGTCGTTCCGCATCAACGACAATGTACCGATGGATGGCGGCTGCACCCAGTACTTCGACAAGGTGCCGTCGAAGTTCGGCGACTATACCGAAGCCGACTTCCGCGCCGGCGGATTCCGCGTCGTGCCGAATGCGATCGCGCGCAAGGGCTCTTTCGTGGGCAAGAACGTCGTGCTGATGCCGTCGTACGTCAATATCGGCGCCTACGTCGACGAAGGCACGATGGTCGACACTTGGGCTACCGTCGGTTCGTGCGCCCAGATCGGCAAGAACGTCCATCTTTCGGGCGGCGTCGGCATCGGCGGCGTGCTCGAGCCGCTGCAGGCCAACCCGACCATCATCGAAGACAACTGCTTCATCGGCGCGCGCTCGGAAGTCGTCGAAGGCGTGATCGTCGAAGAAGGCTCGGTGATTTCGATGGGCGTCTACATCGGCCAGTCGACGAAGATCTACGACCGCGAGACCGGCGAAGTCAGCTATGGTCGCATTCCGGCCGGTTCGGTCGTCGTCTCGGGCAACCTGCCCTCAAGCGACGGCAAGTACAGCCTGTACTGCGCGGTCATCGTCAAGAAGGTCGACGCCAAGACCCGCGGCAAGGTCGGCATCAACGAGCTGCTGCGCGGCATCTGA
- the rpoS gene encoding RNA polymerase sigma factor RpoS → MNDQIDMLENDSGLDRGDEAEREEMDDEAEAEAEASGAEDADHTSYESTGDVTQIYLNEIGRSPLLKPDQERELARRVVQGDFEARQKMIEHNLRLVVNIAKHYINRGMTLLDLIEEGNIGLMHALEKFDPERGFRFSTYATWWIRQSIERAIMNQSRTIRLPVHVIKELNVYLRAQRHLETHLGYEPSLEDVAHLVGKDVEDVRRVMGLNERVASLDAPLDIDPMLTIGESIPDEQNEGPEMILQNAEIQRYVREWLRQLNEKQRMVIERRYGLNGYEICTLEDLAASLSLTRERVRQIQIEALEQLRRILRRYGVSRDVVL, encoded by the coding sequence ATGAACGATCAAATCGATATGCTGGAAAATGATTCGGGTCTCGATCGCGGAGATGAGGCCGAACGGGAAGAGATGGATGACGAGGCAGAGGCCGAGGCCGAAGCCAGCGGTGCCGAGGACGCCGATCACACCAGCTACGAAAGTACCGGTGACGTCACGCAGATTTACCTGAACGAGATCGGTCGCAGCCCTTTGCTCAAGCCCGATCAGGAGCGCGAGCTGGCTCGCCGCGTCGTGCAGGGGGATTTCGAGGCGCGGCAGAAAATGATCGAGCACAACCTGCGCCTCGTTGTGAACATCGCCAAGCACTACATCAACCGTGGGATGACGCTGCTCGACCTGATCGAGGAGGGTAATATCGGCTTGATGCATGCGCTGGAGAAGTTCGATCCCGAGCGGGGCTTCCGTTTCTCGACCTATGCAACCTGGTGGATCCGCCAGAGCATCGAGCGCGCGATCATGAACCAGTCGCGGACGATCCGCCTGCCGGTGCACGTGATCAAGGAGCTCAACGTCTATCTGCGTGCGCAGCGCCATCTCGAGACGCATCTGGGCTACGAGCCGTCGCTCGAGGATGTTGCACATCTCGTCGGCAAGGACGTCGAGGACGTCCGGCGCGTCATGGGCCTGAACGAGCGGGTCGCCTCGCTCGATGCGCCGCTCGATATCGACCCGATGCTGACCATCGGCGAGTCGATTCCGGACGAGCAGAACGAAGGCCCGGAGATGATCCTGCAGAATGCGGAGATCCAGCGCTATGTCCGCGAGTGGCTGCGCCAGCTCAACGAGAAGCAGCGCATGGTCATCGAGCGCCGTTACGGGCTGAACGGCTACGAGATCTGCACGCTCGAGGATCTGGCTGCCAGCCTTAGCCTGACCCGCGAGCGGGTGAGGCAGATCCAGATCGAAGCGCTGGAGCAGTTGCGGCGCATCCTGCGTCGTTACGGCGTATCGCGCGACGTTGTTCTTTGA